A stretch of Lathyrus oleraceus cultivar Zhongwan6 chromosome 6, CAAS_Psat_ZW6_1.0, whole genome shotgun sequence DNA encodes these proteins:
- the LOC127091830 gene encoding signal peptide peptidase-like 1 produces MESLWRLVYLLEPAPVTLITTAVAVTFGSAFRALNYGKEMERNRDMSEASITLDRSQALMIPVMSSCSLLLMFYLFTTVSQLLTIFTSIAAATSLFFCLSPHAAYLKSQFGLADPFVSRCCAKSFTRIQVLLLFTCTFTVAAWLVSGHWILNNLLGISICIAFVSHVRLPNIKICAMLLLCLFVYDIFWVFYSERFFGANVMVSVATQQASNPMHTVASSLSLPGLQLITKKLELPVKIIFPRNLLGRVIPGTSASEFMMLGLGDMAIPGMLLALVLCFDYRKSRDTIKLSELHSSKGHKYIWYALPGYAIGLVTALAAGILTHSPQPALLYLVPSTLGPVVVISWMKNELLEFWEGNIPKLNDKNRGVEV; encoded by the exons ATGGAATCCCTTTGGAGACTTGTGTATTTGCTAGAGCCTGCGCCGGTTACGCTTATCACAACTGCTGTAGCTGTGACATTTGGATCTGCTTTTCGAGCATTAAATTATGGGAAAGAAATGGAGCGGAATCGGGATATGTCGGAAGCATCCATTACATTGGATAGGTCTCAAGCATTGATGATCCCGGTTATGAGTTCTTGTAGCTTGCTTCTGATGTTCTACTTGTTCACAACAGTCTCGCAGCTTCTCACGATATTCACTTCCATTGCTGCTGCGACGTCCCTTTTCTTCTGCCTTTCTCCTCATGCTGCCTATCTGAAGTCGCAGTTTGGTTTGGCTGATCCTTTTGTTTCACGCTGTTGCGCTAAATCTTTTACACGGATCCAAGTATTGCTATTGTTTACATGCACTTTTACTGTGGCTGCTTGGCTTGTTTCTGGTCATTGGATACTGAACAATTTGTTAGGCATATCTATATGCATCGCATTTGTAAGCCATGTGCGTCTTCCAAACATCAAGATTTGTGCTATGCTCCTCCTTTGTCTATTTGTATATGATATTTTCTGGGTTTTCTACTCTGAAAGATTTTTCGGGGCAAATGTTATGGTATCAGTGGCAACGCAGCAAGCATCAAATCCTATGCACACAGTTGCTAGTAGTTTAAGTCTTCCGGGGTTGCAACTAATAACAAAGAAATTGGAGTTACCTGTGAAGATTATCTTTCCAAGAAATTTGTTGGGCCGTGTTATTCCAGGAACGAGTGCATCAGAATTCATGATGCTTGGTTTAGGGGACATG GCTATCCCAGGTATGCTCCTGGCTTTGGTCCTCTGCTTTGATTATCGCAAGAGCAGGGATACAATAAAACTCAGTGAGTTACACTCTTCAAAGGGGCACAAATACATATGGTATGCGCTGCCTGGATATGCCATTGGTCTGGTTACTGCTTTGGCAGCTGGTATCTTGACTCACTCACCTCAACCAGCACTCCTCTATCTG GTGCCTTCTACTTTGGGACCTGTAGTTGTGATCTCTTGGATGAAGAATGAGTTACTCGAGTTCTGGGAAGGAAACATTCCAAAGCTCAATGATAAGAACCGCGGAGTCGAAGTTTAG